The candidate division WOR-3 bacterium genomic sequence AATCGGATTTTCTTTGTATGCATAAGACATTCGCAAAGTATAGTATAATCTTCCTGTTCCCTGTTTTGAGACCATTAAAGGCAATAACTTATTCTTCTCAATCTTATCAAGTGAGAATAGAAATCTTCTTGGTGGCTCATTGGTCCTGCCCTTGAAGGTCTCTTTGAGAATTTCTTTTTCGCCAAGAATAATCTTTGCTACAAAATTCGGCTCTTCTTTTTCGTACTTTTTGTAGTATGTCTGGAAGGCATCAAAGACAAAGGCATTCTCATGGGTCGTGGGTTTAGTCTTTTTGGAACGTTCCTGGACGAGCCACTTTATCGTCTGGTCTTTATACGGAAAGTCAATATCAAGTTCGGTGAATGTCTGAGTCACAAAGCCGGTCACCTTTGCCGGCGAAGGGAATGTCCAGCCCCGAAGTTCATCTTCTTCAAAATGGGCACTCGTTGGCGAAAGTTTAATTTTGTTTGTTATCGCCCGAACGAGTTCATTTTCAAATCGCGGACCAAGACCGAACTTTCTTCCTGCCTTCAATAATAAAGTCTTTCCAAAGACTGGAATCTGTTCTCTCCTGTCAAAGAGTTTGTTTGCATAACCTGCCTCGCCCATTTCACCCCAGATACTCAATGAATACAGGCAAAATGACATTGTCGTCAGTTTTTCATAAACATTATAAGGATATGTCCAGTCAACTTCCTCCCAGCGCAGGATGCCTTTCAAATATTCTTTTCCCTTTTCAATAACCCTTGAATCAATCTTGTATCCAGCATCGCTTGCCCTTTTTAAAACATACATTGTATATGCGGAGAGATACGGACAGGGATACCAACTTTCTTTGAAATACAAAAATCCACCACTATATGTCTGATATTGCGGAACTTCATCGAGGACCTTCTGGACCGAATCCCTTAATTCTTTGCCCGTGACCGGAGCGAGTTTGAATTGATTAATTATTTCTTCACCAACAATGAGTGGCAGAATCCTTGATAGTCTCTGTTCAAGACAGCCATAAGGATAGTCAAGCAAATGCTCAATATCCCTCTTCATCCCGGCAAGGACCGAGGATGATAGCAGTATCTCAAGGCCGCCGGTATTTTCATAGATATTATCGGGCACGATAATTCCTTCAAGTGACGAATCAGTGGTTGAAGAAAATGTTGCCACTGCTTCAACAAATGGCGGCGATTTAACCGGTATAGAAAGTTTTAGTGCATCTTTTTCATTCCCCATACTCGCATTGAATTTGAATACTGCATTGCCAGTCTTTTCGGCAACAAAGTCAAAAAGAACCTCTTTGCTCGTATTGGGTGGCAATTTTACACTCTTTTTATTACCACCGAGCATTTTAAGACCTTCTATATTACATTCTACACTTGCATTATTTTCCTGATTCGTCCGATTATGCAAAACAACACCGGCTGAGAACTTATCGCCAACCCGGCAGAATCTTGGAATAGAGCCTGAAACTATAAATGGCAGATTTACTACAAATGTGGATTCTGCTGAACCGAATTCACTATTCTTTGTCTGGGCAACAAGCATAATCCTGAATTTCGTGAGATTATCAGGCAGAACAAACTTTACTTTACCCTTGCCTGTTTCATCGGTCTTTAAGTCACCTTTGTAGTATACCGTTGAGATAAATTTCTCACGATACGGGATACCTTCACCAGCACCACCGCCGCCCCTTTCTTCACCCTTCTCACCATAACTCCTTTCACCGAGGATATTCAACCGTGATTCAATCGTCTTTACCGAGAGAGGCCTAGTACCATAAAAATAATCAAATGGCTCAGGGGTTTTGAAGGCAATTAAATTAAGCACGCCGAGGTCAACGACAAATAAACTTAGTTCACAATTCTTTACTGGCCTATTCAAATAGTCTTTTACTTCATAAAATACGGTAACACTGTCCCGTGGACGATATTCTGTTTTGTCTGAATGTGCTTTTACAACAAGATGTTTCTCCTTTGTATCAACCTTCAGATTCACATAGCCAATCTTGAATTGTGGTTTGCCCAGATCTTCCTGTTTCTCTTCATCCCAGGATAAATCCTCAACCCTGCCACGCAATAGCATTACGCATACATAAATATTGGGTAAGTCAATGGATTTAATTGGAACCTCAATATAATCCGCATTTCCCCTTATTTTCTTTGTCCACTTACGCAATATCAATTCTCTTTCAACTGTTATCAGGGCATTTGCTGAATCATAAGGTGACTTTACTAAAATCCTTGCGGTATCACCAACCTGATACATATCTTTGTCGGCAACCAGTTCAATCATATCATCATCACGCATTTGCCAGCCAGCATAACCCGGTCCCGCCACATAAAAATAGGCTTTATTATAAGATTGCCTTCCTTTTTCATCTTTGGCAATCGCCTCCACATAATAATAACCTGGCTTATCTGGTTTGAATCTTATTACATTGGAATCAATCTGGGTTGTAATCTGTTCTTTTTTTATCTCAGTTTCAACATATTCAGAAACCCATTCATATCTACCACCGAGTCTTGCCTTTTTAATTGATTTCCACTCTGCCTTTACGAATTTAAGCTCCACCTTTTTATTACTAACTTTTTCACCCGATGGTCTAATTGTTATCAAACTCAACTCAACCGGCTCGTTGATTGTATATAAATATTTTGCCTTCTTAATACCTATAAGCAAATTTGCCGGAAATACAAGCCAGTTCTGTCTTCCAGAAAGGGTCTGTTTATTTGGTGCGACCACAGTCCCTTCAAGAGTAATCATAGAAGGGGTTTTGATGTCTTTTGGTTGAAGTTTAGCAACGACTGAAAATTTCCCCTGATTATCAAGTCTTCCCCTGCCTGAACCAAGAACACCACGAATATCATAATCATAGCCCGTACTGAAATTGTAACCTTTGTAATGGGGTAGTGAGAAATAATAATAGTCTTTGTATAAAACCCATTCCACTTCCGCATTCGTCATTGGCATACCAAAGAGATATCTTCCTTCTACCCGACCTTTGAATTGGTCGCCAGCGATAAAAGTATCCCTTTCCGCATATGCCTTGACCTCAAATTCTGCAGGTCTGAATGCCTCAACCCGGAATGAATGATAGAAACTATAATCTTTTTTGGGCAGATTAACACTGATTGAATAATAGCCGGTTGGTGCGTCTTCAGGTATCCAGACGTCCCTGAAGAATGAACCATATTGATTGACATTAATTGTATCATCTACAATCGTCTCATCCCTTGAATTTTTTACGACGAATCCAACTTTGTTTATATCCGGAAGTATCCATTCACCCCTCTTTTTCTTGCGCAGAATCCCCTTGATGTGAACGGTCTCACCATTCTTGTATAATCCCTTTTCGGTGAAGATATAACAGCCATATTCTTCAGACCTGATGCTCCAAACATATGAAATATCAAAACGCCAGGGGTCAATGCCAAAATTCCATTGATTTGAATATACCGCAAGGTCTTCTCCTCTTGAAACCGTGAGCCAGAATTTCGGCTCATAATAAGTTGTATATGATTCCATCTCATATTCACTTTCGTATTCATAGGTCTGCCTTTCCGGTGAGATCTTTAACTCCGCCCAGCCCGGCAGCTCCACAAATCCTTTTGCATCGGTATAACCCTGTGCCAGAACTTGATTCTTATCATCACGGAGTTGAACCAAGGCATTATTCAAAGGCACAGTGTTATTCAAAGAAGTTATCCAGACAAGATTGTTCTCAGGTGAATACTTCCATGTGACACCCAGGTCATTGACTTCACAGAATGCCTTGAGATAGCGATACCCAGGATTATCACCGTATTGTCCAAAATTATCAAACTGAATAAAGACCAATCCACCATTCTTTTCACCAAGCGCCTCTTTTAATTCTATCGGGAATCTTATCTTTTTATTCCGGTATTTTTTATAAGAATCAACCCGCCACATTTTTGAGACATTGAATAAACCAGGGGTATTTATTTTCTCATAGGCGTTAAAGTTTCTCCTTTCATTCAAGAATGGAATCGCACGCTCAAGGCTGACAAGCCCCATTTCCAGATAAACACTATCAACATTAACAAATGTTGCCGGAAATTTTAAATCACTGTATCTCTCAACAATATTTATTCCCTCAGGAATTTCTGCGAATGGAATATAATCACCAACTTTGAGTGTAAATTCATAATCCTTATCCAGATTATTCCCAAATTTATCCTTCAAATTCTTTGATATCTTAACGCGATATGTCGAATTTAATTTAAATGGCAGATAAAGGTAAATACGGGTTTCAGGGTATGTCTCCTGTGTGTAATGCTCTGGTATTGAATCAAGGGGTGGATTAAAAGAAATATTTTTTATCACTTCGCTATGGGTAACCGGATTTGAAAAACACAAAATTAAAGGATATCCACCGGGGATATATTCGACATAGTTGATAAGTGAAAGATAGTTATAGGTATTGAATGTTAAGGTGTGCTCAAGATTTGTGCCGAGATTACCAACTTTTGCAAGCAGACCTGGAAAAATATTGACTTCAATCAATGCCTCCTGGGGAAAAGCCCTTGTAGGCACAAGGACCAGTGTTTTATTGTTATCCCAATCCTTTAATGGCCAATCTGTTTTTTCCTTATCCTGCAGTTTTCTTATGCTGAATGGAATCTCTTCCTTGTAAGGCGCATCTTTTGGTTCCTTGCCACCACAATAGACATAAGAAGGTTGCCCATATGTAGCAAATATCTTTATCCTATCCCGCACCTTTTCTGGTGCCATTTCAAGATTGAAATAAAGGTAAATCGGGGATTTTAAATCAATAAAATTTGAACCATCATATGGTTTGGAGCTGAGCAAAGTTGGTCTCACACTCTCAAATTTCCAGGAGGTATCTCGTTCAAGACACATCCCGGTTAGGGATTGAATCTTATTTTTTTTTAGCGTAACAGTAAATTCTGTTGCAGGCTGTAAGGTATCCGAAGGGATAAATGCCAAAGTCCTTGAACCGAGCCAGCGGTATTTACCTTTTATGGGTGGATTGAATTCAAGCGGTCCTGAAGTCTCTTCTCTGGGTATTGCCTGTACCGGTGCCATTGCCTGATTAAAACCCACAAGAATTTTGAATGTCTCTGACGACCCTTCCACTTGACCTATCGGCGAAATGTGCGTAATTTTCAATGGAATCTCCATACCTTGAACAATCTGCCGGGTGGTGATATCAATTTTCTTTTGCTTATTTTTTTGAGGGCAGAATACAAAAAAGGACAGGGAGATAATGATCAAAATAGAAAACCTCTTCAATTAAACCTCCTATTAAATGAATTATAACCAAAATAAAAATTATTTCAATACTTGTTTGAAAGCATATGCTTTTTCCGTCACTCATCTTCTCTTCCTTGACTTGGCAACCGGTTTGATTATAATTCTTAATGCTGGCATTCAAAAAAATTATTTATCTTTTCATTTTGTCTTGCGTTGTTACCTGTGGCAAACAGAAACCGATTATAACTCCTGAAAATCCTGTTATCCCACAACCAGAAGGTATGGTTTTAATTCCCGGAGGTTTTTTTATTATGGGTTCCGATTCTGTAGGGGAAAATCCTAAACACCGGGTTTGGGTAGATACATTTTACATGGATAAATTTGAAGTTACCAATCTCCAGTATTTGAGATTTGTAAAAGCTACTGGCCATCCTAAACCCCCATTTATCAATGACAGTACTTTAAATAAACCTGATCAACCAGTTGTAGGTGTGAGTTATTGGGACGCCATCAGTTATGCCAAATGGGCTAGCAAGAGATTGCCTACCGAAGCCGAATGGGAATATGCCGCAAGAGGTGGTCTTAACGAAAAAGAATTTCCCTGGGGTGATGAACCACCTTACCAAAAATGCAATTATGCACCTCATGGCAATTTAGAAGCAGATGGCTACAAATATACCGCGCCCGTAGGAAAATTCCCTCCTAATAATTTCGGATTGTACGATATGGCCGGAAATGTCTGGGAATGGTGCAACGATTTTTATGATACTACCTATTATAAAATAGGTCCGGCAGTAAATCCTACAGGTCCTGACTCAGGCTATCAGCGTGTCTTGCGTGGTGGTTCATGGCTGACTATTAATGTTCGACATCTACGGTGTGCTGCCCGATTGGGTTTAAAACCGTTCGTTCAGGATAAATACTACGGATTCCGGTGCGTTAAAGATTATCGCAAAAAGCCCTAAATTCTTGAAGCCTTTCGAACTTAACACCTAATAAGTAAAAATCGGGACGCTGGAGGTTATTCATTTTTAGACAGGATGGGTATTGACATAATGAAATCTATTAGTAAAATATAAAAAGTATAAAAGGAAAGAATGAAAACAATTTATGGACTTATTTTATTTTTTTCAATCTTATTGGCAGGGCCAG encodes the following:
- a CDS encoding Ig-like domain-containing protein, with the protein product MKRFSILIIISLSFFVFCPQKNKQKKIDITTRQIVQGMEIPLKITHISPIGQVEGSSETFKILVGFNQAMAPVQAIPREETSGPLEFNPPIKGKYRWLGSRTLAFIPSDTLQPATEFTVTLKKNKIQSLTGMCLERDTSWKFESVRPTLLSSKPYDGSNFIDLKSPIYLYFNLEMAPEKVRDRIKIFATYGQPSYVYCGGKEPKDAPYKEEIPFSIRKLQDKEKTDWPLKDWDNNKTLVLVPTRAFPQEALIEVNIFPGLLAKVGNLGTNLEHTLTFNTYNYLSLINYVEYIPGGYPLILCFSNPVTHSEVIKNISFNPPLDSIPEHYTQETYPETRIYLYLPFKLNSTYRVKISKNLKDKFGNNLDKDYEFTLKVGDYIPFAEIPEGINIVERYSDLKFPATFVNVDSVYLEMGLVSLERAIPFLNERRNFNAYEKINTPGLFNVSKMWRVDSYKKYRNKKIRFPIELKEALGEKNGGLVFIQFDNFGQYGDNPGYRYLKAFCEVNDLGVTWKYSPENNLVWITSLNNTVPLNNALVQLRDDKNQVLAQGYTDAKGFVELPGWAELKISPERQTYEYESEYEMESYTTYYEPKFWLTVSRGEDLAVYSNQWNFGIDPWRFDISYVWSIRSEEYGCYIFTEKGLYKNGETVHIKGILRKKKRGEWILPDINKVGFVVKNSRDETIVDDTINVNQYGSFFRDVWIPEDAPTGYYSISVNLPKKDYSFYHSFRVEAFRPAEFEVKAYAERDTFIAGDQFKGRVEGRYLFGMPMTNAEVEWVLYKDYYYFSLPHYKGYNFSTGYDYDIRGVLGSGRGRLDNQGKFSVVAKLQPKDIKTPSMITLEGTVVAPNKQTLSGRQNWLVFPANLLIGIKKAKYLYTINEPVELSLITIRPSGEKVSNKKVELKFVKAEWKSIKKARLGGRYEWVSEYVETEIKKEQITTQIDSNVIRFKPDKPGYYYVEAIAKDEKGRQSYNKAYFYVAGPGYAGWQMRDDDMIELVADKDMYQVGDTARILVKSPYDSANALITVERELILRKWTKKIRGNADYIEVPIKSIDLPNIYVCVMLLRGRVEDLSWDEEKQEDLGKPQFKIGYVNLKVDTKEKHLVVKAHSDKTEYRPRDSVTVFYEVKDYLNRPVKNCELSLFVVDLGVLNLIAFKTPEPFDYFYGTRPLSVKTIESRLNILGERSYGEKGEERGGGGAGEGIPYREKFISTVYYKGDLKTDETGKGKVKFVLPDNLTKFRIMLVAQTKNSEFGSAESTFVVNLPFIVSGSIPRFCRVGDKFSAGVVLHNRTNQENNASVECNIEGLKMLGGNKKSVKLPPNTSKEVLFDFVAEKTGNAVFKFNASMGNEKDALKLSIPVKSPPFVEAVATFSSTTDSSLEGIIVPDNIYENTGGLEILLSSSVLAGMKRDIEHLLDYPYGCLEQRLSRILPLIVGEEIINQFKLAPVTGKELRDSVQKVLDEVPQYQTYSGGFLYFKESWYPCPYLSAYTMYVLKRASDAGYKIDSRVIEKGKEYLKGILRWEEVDWTYPYNVYEKLTTMSFCLYSLSIWGEMGEAGYANKLFDRREQIPVFGKTLLLKAGRKFGLGPRFENELVRAITNKIKLSPTSAHFEEDELRGWTFPSPAKVTGFVTQTFTELDIDFPYKDQTIKWLVQERSKKTKPTTHENAFVFDAFQTYYKKYEKEEPNFVAKIILGEKEILKETFKGRTNEPPRRFLFSLDKIEKNKLLPLMVSKQGTGRLYYTLRMSYAYKENPIAFDEGFYLWKEILTLDGKPVNKFRRGEVYKVVLHIVVP
- a CDS encoding formylglycine-generating enzyme family protein — encoded protein: MLAFKKIIYLFILSCVVTCGKQKPIITPENPVIPQPEGMVLIPGGFFIMGSDSVGENPKHRVWVDTFYMDKFEVTNLQYLRFVKATGHPKPPFINDSTLNKPDQPVVGVSYWDAISYAKWASKRLPTEAEWEYAARGGLNEKEFPWGDEPPYQKCNYAPHGNLEADGYKYTAPVGKFPPNNFGLYDMAGNVWEWCNDFYDTTYYKIGPAVNPTGPDSGYQRVLRGGSWLTINVRHLRCAARLGLKPFVQDKYYGFRCVKDYRKKP